DNA sequence from the Corynebacterium yudongzhengii genome:
CTTCACCCAGGAGGAAGCCAACGCCTTGGCCAACAACCTCCGCTACGGTGCGCTGCCGATCTCCTTCGCCGGCGAGCAGGGGGAGCCCGGCGGCACCGTGGAGACAATCCCGGCGCAGCTCGGCCAGGCGGCCATGGAGGCGGCCTTGATCGCCGGCGCCGTGGGCTTCGCGCTCATCGCCGCGTTCGTCTTCTTCTACTACCGCCTCTACGGTTTGATCTCTTTGGTTACGCTGGTGGTCTCCACCGCGTTGGCCTACGCGCTGATCGTGCTGCTGGGCCGCTGGATTGGCTACTCGCTGGATCTGGCCGGCATGGCGGGTCTGGTCATCGGTATCGGCCAGACGGCCGACTCCTTCGTCGTGCTCTACGAGCGCATCAAGGATGAGATCAGGCAGGGCAAGACGTTCCGCTCCGCCACGCAGCACGGCTGGGATCGCGCGAAGCAGACGATCGTGACCGGTAACGTCGTCACGCTTATCGGCGCCATCGTGGTCTACATCCTCGCCGTCGGCGAAGTCCGCGGCTTCGCCTTCACCCTCGGCCTGTTGACCGCCCTCGACCTGCTCGTCACCTTCCTCGTGACCGCGCCGCTGGCTATCCTGGCCTCGCGCACGAAGTTCTGGTCGAAGGGCAGCGTCAACGGCCTGACCAAGATGTTCGAACTGGGCAAGAGGAAAAGAAGCAGCACGACCGCGACGCCCACAGCCGAAGAGACCGAGGTGAAGTAGCCATGTCCACTCAACAGACCGGCTCGCAGGGAAACTTCTTCGATAAGCTTTACACCGGTGAGGGCGGGATCGACTTCATCGGCCGGACCAAGACGTGGTACATCGTCGCCTTGGTGCTGGTGTTGATTTCGATCGGTTCGATGATCTTCCGCGGCTTCGACCTCTCCATCGACTTCGAAGGCGGCACGAAGGTCTCGATGCCCGCCGGCGACCTCGTGGTCGAGGAAGTCGACGAGACCTTCCAGGACGCCACGGGCGTCGAACCGGAGCTCGTGCAGATCGTCGGTGCCGGCGACTCCCGCCAGCTGGAGATCAACTCCGTCACGCTCAGCGAGGAGCAGGCGCAAGAGGCGCAGCTCGCCATCGCGGAGAACCACGGCGGCGAGGAGCTTGGCGTCAACGAGATCGGCGTCTCCCAGGTCTCCGAGTCCTGGGGCTCGACGATCACCGAGCGCATGATCATCTCGATGGCGGTCTTCCTGGTGATCGCCAGCATCTACGTCGCGGTCCGTCTGAAGCGAGAGATGGCTATCGCGGCCCTCGCGGCGCTGGCCGTCGACGCCGTGCTCATCGCCGGCATCTACTCGCTGTTCGGCCTGGAGGTCTCGCCGGCCGTCGTTATCGGCCTGCTGACGGTGTTGACGTTCTCCGTCTACGACACGGTCATCGTGTTCGACAAGGTGAAGGAGAATACCCAAGGCGTGCTCAACTCGCGGCGCGCCACCTACGGCGAGCAGGCCAACCTCGCGGTCAACCAGACGCTCATGAGGTCTTTTTCCACTTCGACCATCTCCGCGCTGCCGATCATCGCGCTGTTCGTCGTGGCGGTGTGGCTGCTGGGCGTCGGCACGCTGCGTGACCTGGCGGTCATTCAGCTCATCGGTGTTATCGAGGGGCTTGTGTCCTCGCTGTTCCTCGCCACCCCGTTCTTGGTCAGCATCATGAACCGCAAGAAGGCCTACCGCGAACACAACGAGAAGGTTGCCAACTACCGGGAGACCGGCGACGACGGGGAAGACAACGTCGATGAGGACCATGACGTCGACGGTAAGGACGAGAAGCGTACCGTCGTCACCCCCACCAGCAACACCGGAGCAACCTGGCGCCCGAACAGAGGTTAAACGTGCACGTGAGAAAGCTAGCTCTCGCCGCCGTCGCCACGACCACCGCTGTAACTCTGGCCGCGTGCGGCGAAGAAGGACCCCCACCCGAACCCGCCACCACCGAGTACTTCGGCTACCAGGTGGACAAGCCGCTTTTGACGTCGAACGCCGCCTCCTTAGAAGGCGTGAGCACCAACGCCGAGGCGCTGAGCGCCCGGCTGTACCCGGCGGCGTTCGTCTCCGGGCCGAGCGGGCAGTCGATCCCGAATTCCGATCTCCTGCTGGCACGCTCTGTGCATGGGCCTTCCTTTTCGGTGGAATACCAGATCAACGAGGACGCGACGTTTTCGGACGGCGACCCCGTCGACTGCGTCGACTTCCAGCTCGCGCATACCGCCGGCACGACGCCGGAGCTTTTCGACGCCCACCTGCCCCTGATGAAGCAGGTCGAGCAGTTCCAGTGCGCCGAGGGCTCGAAGCGCTTCCGCATCGTCTTCCGCGAAGGTGACGGTGGCCGTTGGCGCGAGCTTTTCGACGCCGGCTCCGTCCTGCCCGCCCATACCATCGCCCGCGAGGCCGGCCTGGAGCCGGGCCAGATGCACGCCGCCGTCAACGGGGAGGACGAACAGGCCCTCGCCGCGGTCGCAGAGGTCTGGAATACCGGCTTCGACTTAGCAGAGTTCAACCCGCAGCTGCAGGTGAGCTTCGGTCCGTACATGATCGATCGCGTGGGCGCAGAAGGCGAGGTGGTCCTGGCCCGCAACCCGCACTATTCCGGCGATGATGCCGTGTTAGAGCACATCGTCGTGTGGCCGCGGGAGGCCGATTCCGAGCGCCTGCGCGCCGAGGGGGCCTTGCGCATTGCCGATACCCCCACCGCCGAGCCGGGATTCGATACCACCGGGTATGCGGTGGAGTCGGTCGTCGGCGAGCTGACTGATTCGCTGCGTATCTCAGACGAGGGCCTGTTCGCCGACCGCGATAACCGGCAGGCGTTCGCCGCGTGCATCGATAGGAAAGCGGTGGCGCGGGCGTCCTCGGAAGCTTCGGGGGTGGAGGTGCCGCCCGTGGCGGTGCACACCGTGCCGCACCTCGATCCGATCCGGGCACAGCTGGAGGAGATCGACTCCGCACACGCCGAGCCCGACTACGAGGCCGCCGAGCCGCTGCGCGGGCAGACGGTGCGCATCGGGTATCTGGGCCCAGATGAGCGCAAGGCGGCGATGGTCGAGGCCATCGGTGCCTCGTGCGCGGAGGCCGGGATCACCGTCGAGGACGCGTCGGCGGATGGCTCCACCCTGGCGGATCTCGAGGGAGGCATCGACGCCTATCTGTGGGGCACGCATCCGATGCGCGAGTACGGTACGGTATCTGCGCGGCTGACGGAGGTTGATAACCTCCGTAAGGCCGAGGAGGCGATGTGGGAGGAGCTGCCCTCGATTCCGTTGAGCGCGCAGCCCCGCACGTTCGCGATTGATGAAGATGCCAGTAACGTGGTGGTGTACTCGGGCCTGACCGGTATCGGCTGGAATAAGGACCGCTGGCAGTTAACCGAAGACGAGGAATCCAGTGCCGAAGAATCAGAAGACGAAGTACAGTAGCGCGTCCGCAGCCATCTCGGAGAAGATCCGGCTGGTTGAGGACTTCCCGGAAAAAGGTGTCGTCTTCGAGGACCTCACCCCCGTGCTGGCCGACGCCGATACCTTCCACACCGTCGTCCGCGCCCTCTCCGAGGCCTGCCAGGAACTCGGGGCCGACGTGATCGGCGGCCTAGATGCGCGCGGCTTTTTGCTCGGCTCCGCCGTGGCCTATGACTTGGGCCTGGGTATTTTGGCCATCCGCAAGAAGGGCAAGCTGCCGCCGCCGGTGCACTCGGAGGAGTACAACCTCGAGTACGGCTCCGCGGCGCTCGAGATCCCGGCGAACCAGTGGGATCTCACCGGCCAGCGCGTCGTGCTTGTCGACGACGTCCTCGCCACTGGCGGCACCCTCGTCGCCGCCACCCGTCTGCTCGAAAACATCGGTGCCAAGGTCACCGGTTATGTCGTGGTCTTGGAGGTCGACGGTTTGGGTGGCAGGGAGGCACTCGACGGGGCACCGCTCGTCGTTATCAACCAGGACAAGTAGAATCAGACCATGTCTCCTCACAGTGATCGGGTAGGTAGAACCAGCATGCGGAGTATGTCCGCGCGACTCGCCCGGTCCCTGACAGGAAACGGGCGCACGCGGATTAACCCGGTGCTAGACCCGCTGTTGTCGGTGCACCGGCGGTTTCACCCGAAGATCGACGCCGAGGTGCTCTCCCGCGCCTACGAGCGCGCCGAGGCCCTGCACGAGGGCGTGCGCCGCAAGTCCGGCGATCCCTATATCACCCACCCGCTCGCGGTGGCGACGGTCTGCGCCGAGATCGGCATGGACACCACGACGCTCGTGGCGGCGCTCTTGCACGACACCGTCGAGGACACCGACTACACGCTCGACGAGCTGACCGACGAGTTCGGCCCCGAGGTCGCCCGGCTTGTCGACGGTGTCACCAAGCTGGACAAGGTCGCACTCGGTGCGGCCGCCGAGGCGGAGACGATTAGGAAGATGATCGTCGCGATGGCGGAGGACCCGCGGGTGCTCGTCATCAAGGTCGCCGACCGCCTGCACAACATGCGCACCATGCGCTTTCTGCCGCCGGAGAAGCAGGCGAAGAAGGCCCGCCAGACCCTCGAGGTGATCGCCCCGCTGGCGCACCGCCTCGGCATGGCCAGCGTCAAGTGGGAGCTTGAGGATCTCTCTTTCGCGATTTTGTATCCCAAGAAGTACGACGAGGTGGTCCGGCTCGTCGCCGACCGCGCGCCCTCGCGGGACCGCGCGCTCAAAGAGATCAGCGAGAAGCTCTCCGCCGCGCTGAATTCGAACGGGATCAGCGCCGAGGTGCAGGGCCGACCGAAGCACTACTGGTCGATCTATCAGAAGATGATCGTCGGCGGCCGCGAGTTCGATGAGATCTTTGATCTGGTGGGCCTGCGCATCCTCGTCGATTCCATCAACGACTGCTACGCCGCGATCGGCGTGGTCCACTCGCTGTATGCGGTGTTGCCGGGGCGTTTCAAGGACTACATCTCGAACCCGCGCTTCGGGGTGTATCAGTCGCTGCACACCACGGTGATGTCGACGAGCGGGCGCCCCCTTGAGGTACAGGTGCGCACGCACGAGATGCACTACAACGCCGAGTTCGGCGTGGCCGCGCACTGGCGCTACAAGGAGACCAAGGGCTCGCACCGCGGGGATCAGGCGGAGGTCGAGCAGATGGCGTGGATGCGTCAGCTGCTCAGCTGGCAGAAGGAAGCCGCCGACCCGAACGAGTT
Encoded proteins:
- a CDS encoding ABC transporter substrate-binding protein, with product MRKLALAAVATTTAVTLAACGEEGPPPEPATTEYFGYQVDKPLLTSNAASLEGVSTNAEALSARLYPAAFVSGPSGQSIPNSDLLLARSVHGPSFSVEYQINEDATFSDGDPVDCVDFQLAHTAGTTPELFDAHLPLMKQVEQFQCAEGSKRFRIVFREGDGGRWRELFDAGSVLPAHTIAREAGLEPGQMHAAVNGEDEQALAAVAEVWNTGFDLAEFNPQLQVSFGPYMIDRVGAEGEVVLARNPHYSGDDAVLEHIVVWPREADSERLRAEGALRIADTPTAEPGFDTTGYAVESVVGELTDSLRISDEGLFADRDNRQAFAACIDRKAVARASSEASGVEVPPVAVHTVPHLDPIRAQLEEIDSAHAEPDYEAAEPLRGQTVRIGYLGPDERKAAMVEAIGASCAEAGITVEDASADGSTLADLEGGIDAYLWGTHPMREYGTVSARLTEVDNLRKAEEAMWEELPSIPLSAQPRTFAIDEDASNVVVYSGLTGIGWNKDRWQLTEDEESSAEESEDEVQ
- the secF gene encoding protein translocase subunit SecF encodes the protein MSTQQTGSQGNFFDKLYTGEGGIDFIGRTKTWYIVALVLVLISIGSMIFRGFDLSIDFEGGTKVSMPAGDLVVEEVDETFQDATGVEPELVQIVGAGDSRQLEINSVTLSEEQAQEAQLAIAENHGGEELGVNEIGVSQVSESWGSTITERMIISMAVFLVIASIYVAVRLKREMAIAALAALAVDAVLIAGIYSLFGLEVSPAVVIGLLTVLTFSVYDTVIVFDKVKENTQGVLNSRRATYGEQANLAVNQTLMRSFSTSTISALPIIALFVVAVWLLGVGTLRDLAVIQLIGVIEGLVSSLFLATPFLVSIMNRKKAYREHNEKVANYRETGDDGEDNVDEDHDVDGKDEKRTVVTPTSNTGATWRPNRG
- a CDS encoding RelA/SpoT family protein; its protein translation is MRSMSARLARSLTGNGRTRINPVLDPLLSVHRRFHPKIDAEVLSRAYERAEALHEGVRRKSGDPYITHPLAVATVCAEIGMDTTTLVAALLHDTVEDTDYTLDELTDEFGPEVARLVDGVTKLDKVALGAAAEAETIRKMIVAMAEDPRVLVIKVADRLHNMRTMRFLPPEKQAKKARQTLEVIAPLAHRLGMASVKWELEDLSFAILYPKKYDEVVRLVADRAPSRDRALKEISEKLSAALNSNGISAEVQGRPKHYWSIYQKMIVGGREFDEIFDLVGLRILVDSINDCYAAIGVVHSLYAVLPGRFKDYISNPRFGVYQSLHTTVMSTSGRPLEVQVRTHEMHYNAEFGVAAHWRYKETKGSHRGDQAEVEQMAWMRQLLSWQKEAADPNEFLDSLRYDLTSSQIFAFTPKGDVINLPAGATPVDFAYSVHTEVGHRCIGAKVNGKLVALESELNSGDRVEIFTSKDENAGPSRDWQDFVVSPRAKTKIRQWFAKERREEHLEAGRDALAAEVQRGGLPMHRLFTSESMKQIATQLHYPDIDALYTAIGAGHVSAQHVTQRLTAMFGDEDDAVDELAARTPMTQLLEQRERQVESTSGILVEGSPDVMAKLAKCCQPVPGDEIFGFVTRGGGVSVHRADCTNAAKLKEEPQRLITVSWASEEGGDGSFAATLQVEALDRHGLLYELTKVLSEQKLQVTAMSSQCDDDDVATIRLTVAVHDTRQLGDLITRLRNTEGVFDVFRVTA
- a CDS encoding adenine phosphoribosyltransferase, with protein sequence MPKNQKTKYSSASAAISEKIRLVEDFPEKGVVFEDLTPVLADADTFHTVVRALSEACQELGADVIGGLDARGFLLGSAVAYDLGLGILAIRKKGKLPPPVHSEEYNLEYGSAALEIPANQWDLTGQRVVLVDDVLATGGTLVAATRLLENIGAKVTGYVVVLEVDGLGGREALDGAPLVVINQDK